ACCGGCCTGTTGGGCGACCGGCCCGCCACCACGCACTGGGAGGACGTGCCCGACCTGACGGCCCTTGGCGTCGACGTCCGCGACGACGTCCGCTGGGTCGACGCCGGCGAGGTCGTCACCTCCGGCGGGATCGCGTCTGGTATCGCGATGGCCCTCCACCTCGTCGAGCGGTTCTGCGATCGCGGGCTGGCCGAGGCCTGTGCCGCCCAGATCGACTACGTCTGGACCGAGTCCCGCTGAGGGCCGTGGCAGGGGGTCAGAACAGGAAGTACCGCTGGGCGAGGGGTAGCTCGATGGCCGGGTCGGCCTCGATCAGCTCGCCGTCGATCGTCACCGCGAAGCTGTCGGGGTCGACCGCGATGTCCGGCGTGGCGGTGTTGAGGGGCAGGTCGGCCTTGGTGACGCGGCGGCAGTCGGCGACGGGCACCAGCGCGCGTCCCAGCTCGAGGCGGTCGGCCAGGCCGTCCTCGAGCGCCGCGGGGGCGACCCAGCTGACGCTCGTGGCGTGCGCCACCGCGGGTGTCGCGCCGAACATGGGTCGCGGCATCACCGGCTGCGGGGTGGGGATCGAGGCGTTCATGTCCCCGACCTGGACGAAGGCGATCGCGCCGCCCTTGAAGACGAGGTCGGGCTTGACGCCGAAGAAGCGCGGGTCCCACAGGACCAGGTCGGCGAGCTTGCCGGGCTCGACCGAGCCGACCTCGGCGTCGAGGCCGTGGGCCACGGCCGGCGCGATCGTGTACTTGGCGACGTAGCGGCGGACGCGGTGGTTGTCCGACGTGGCGCTGTCGCCCGCCAGCGGACCCCGCCGGCGCTTCATCACGTGGGCGGTCTGCCAGGTGCGGATGACCACCTCGCCGATGCGGCCCATCGCCTGGGAGTCCGAGCCGATCATCGCGATCGCGCCCAGGTCGTGCAGGACGTCCTCCGCGGCGATGGTGGAGGGGCGGATCCGCGACTCGGCGAACGCGAGGTCCTCGGGCACCGACGGGTTGAGGTGGTGGCACACCATCAGCATGTCGAGGTGCTCGTCGACGGTGTTGACCGTGTGCGGCCGGGTCGGGTTCGTCGAGGAGGGCAGGACGTTCGGGTGGCTCGCCACGGTGATGATGTCCGGGGCGTGCCCGCCGCCGGCGCCCTCGGTGTGGTACGCGTGGATCGACCGGCCGGCGATCGCCGCCAGGGTCGAGTCGACGTAGCCGGCCTCGTTGAGGGTGTCGGTGTGGATCGCCGCCTGGACGCCGAGCTCGTCGCAGGCCGACAGGCACGCGTCGATGACCGCCGGGGTGGTGCCCCAGTCCTCGTGCAGCTTGAAGCCCGAGGCCCCCGCGCGGGCCTGCTCGACGAGGGCCTCGCGACTCGCGGTGTTGCCCTTGCCGAGCAGCGCGACGTTGACCGGCCAGTCGTCGAGGGCCCGCAGCATCGCCGACAGGTGCCACGCGCCGGGGGTGACCGTCGTGGCCTTCGTGCCCTCCGCCGGTCCGGTGCCGCCGCCGATGATCGTGGTGATCCCGCTCGCGAGCGCGGTGGTGAGCAGCTGCGGTGCGATCAGGTGGACGTGGCTGTCGACGGCGCCCGCGGTCAGGATCCGCCCGCCGCCGGCGATGACCTCGGTGGAGGGGCCGATGACGAGGTCGGGGTGGACGCCGTCCATGACGTCGGGGTTGCCCGCCTTGCCGAGCGCGTCGGCGCGGGTGGCGATCGACTGGCCCATCGACTCGCGGATCACCTTGCCGCCGCCGAAGACCACCTCGTCGCCGGGCGCAGGGCCGGCGGCGCGGTCCTCGTCGACGGTGATCCACAGGTCGGTGTCGGCCAGACGGATCCGGTCGCCGGCCGTGGGACCGTAGGGGGCGGCGTAGCGCCGGCGGGGGATCTCAGCCATCGGCGGGGTCCGCGCCCGTGCGGTCGGCGTCGAGGGGCCCGGCCACCGCGCCGCGCAGCCCCCAGACCGCCCGGTGACCGGCGAGGGGGACCAGGTCGACGGTGCGGGTGACGCCCGGTTCGAAGCGGACCGCGGTGCCGGCGGGGATGTCGAGCCGATGGCCGCGGGCGGCGTCGCGGTCGAACGCCAGCGCCGGGTTGGCCTCGGCGAAGTGGTAGTGGCTGCCGACCTGGACGGGCCGGTCGCCGGTGTTCTCGACGGTCAGCGCGAGCGTGCCCCTCCCGAGGTTCAGCACGATCGGGTCGCCGTCGGCGACCACCTCGCCGGGGATCAGCGCCGCGTCGTCCGGGCCGCTCGCCCCCGGGCCGATCGGGTCGTGGAGGGTCACGAGCTTCGTGCCGTCGGGGAACGTCGCCTCGACCTGCACCTCCGCGACCAGCGTGGCGGCGACGTGGACCAGCAGCCGCTCCTGCTCGTGGGGGGTCAGTCGCACCGGACGTCCTCGGCCATGGCCGCACGCTATCGGGACGGACGTGACGGCGGTGTTACGGGCGGGGGTGCCACGGGCGGCCGGGCGCCGTCGGCTCAGCCCAGTCGGGCGTCGACCACGGCGGCGTCGATCGCCCCGCACTCGACGGCCTGTCGGACCCGCCGCTCGAGGACGGTGACCGTGGCCGGCTCGTCCGCGACGCCGCCGCGCTGCTCCGACGCCCGCCACGCCGCCAAGCGGTCGAGCACGCCGTCGAGCCCGTGGAGGAGGTGGGCGTAGACCGCCGCGTACCGGCTGACGAGGTGGGAGGCGTGCAGGTCCCAGCCCTGGGTGAACCCGTGCGCGAGGGAGTGGGCGACGTGCCGGCTGTGGCGACGCCACACGCGGTGGAGGTCGGCGTCCGCCTCCGCCGCCGGCAGGACGTTCGTCGACCCGTCGGACAGCCGCACCTCGGTACCCGCGAAGGTGATCTGCATCAGGTGGCGGGCCATGTCGCAGGCGGGGTGGTCGAGGCGCTGGCCGTCGACCGGCAACCCGAGCGCGGCGGTGTAGTCGAACACGCCGAAGTGGACCGCCCGCAACCGGCCGGCGGCGGCGTCCCGGATGTCGCGCAGGGCGACCCGGCCGTCGGGCCCGAGGACCGAGGCCGTCGTCTCGATCTGCGCCTCGAACGCGAGGGACCCCGACGCCAGGCCGTGGGCGTCCTCGAGGGCGGCGAGCACGTCCACGAACGCCCCGACGTGCGCCGGCGAGACGATCTTCGGGAACGTGATCACGAACCCCTCGGGCAGGGACCCGGTGACGTCGAGCATGGCGGAGAGGAACCGGTCGAGCGTCGCCACGCTCCGCCGGGCCCGCCCGTCGGCGAACGGCTTCACGCGCAGGCCCGCGAACGGCGGTGCCGTGCCGTCGCGGTGCGCCTCGCCGAGCGCACGTCCGGTCCGCGTGGCGTCCGCGTCCTCCTCCGCGTCGTCCCGGTCGAGGTAGCCGTCCTCGAAGTCGATCCGCAGGTCCTCCACCGGCTCGTGGTCGAGCTTGGCCGCGACCCGCTCC
Above is a genomic segment from Euzebya sp. containing:
- a CDS encoding urease subunit beta, coding for MRGDRRRRGRRPTGLSRRRPAARGTPARNTAVTSVPIACGHGRGRPVRLTPHEQERLLVHVAATLVAEVQVEATFPDGTKLVTLHDPIGPGASGPDDAALIPGEVVADGDPIVLNLGRGTLALTVENTGDRPVQVGSHYHFAEANPALAFDRDAARGHRLDIPAGTAVRFEPGVTRTVDLVPLAGHRAVWGLRGAVAGPLDADRTGADPADG
- a CDS encoding aldolase, which gives rise to MCADDVTAGRLGAEAVEGLLAGVAAADEAYRRDWPGRPAGRQPVQVLYVPADRVTATTAVEAGRTAADLLARFAPSTARFAEVMGLGSSGAAGEVRERVAAKLDHEPVEDLRIDFEDGYLDRDDAEEDADATRTGRALGEAHRDGTAPPFAGLRVKPFADGRARRSVATLDRFLSAMLDVTGSLPEGFVITFPKIVSPAHVGAFVDVLAALEDAHGLASGSLAFEAQIETTASVLGPDGRVALRDIRDAAAGRLRAVHFGVFDYTAALGLPVDGQRLDHPACDMARHLMQITFAGTEVRLSDGSTNVLPAAEADADLHRVWRRHSRHVAHSLAHGFTQGWDLHASHLVSRYAAVYAHLLHGLDGVLDRLAAWRASEQRGGVADEPATVTVLERRVRQAVECGAIDAAVVDARLG
- the ureC gene encoding urease subunit alpha, which produces MAEIPRRRYAAPYGPTAGDRIRLADTDLWITVDEDRAAGPAPGDEVVFGGGKVIRESMGQSIATRADALGKAGNPDVMDGVHPDLVIGPSTEVIAGGGRILTAGAVDSHVHLIAPQLLTTALASGITTIIGGGTGPAEGTKATTVTPGAWHLSAMLRALDDWPVNVALLGKGNTASREALVEQARAGASGFKLHEDWGTTPAVIDACLSACDELGVQAAIHTDTLNEAGYVDSTLAAIAGRSIHAYHTEGAGGGHAPDIITVASHPNVLPSSTNPTRPHTVNTVDEHLDMLMVCHHLNPSVPEDLAFAESRIRPSTIAAEDVLHDLGAIAMIGSDSQAMGRIGEVVIRTWQTAHVMKRRRGPLAGDSATSDNHRVRRYVAKYTIAPAVAHGLDAEVGSVEPGKLADLVLWDPRFFGVKPDLVFKGGAIAFVQVGDMNASIPTPQPVMPRPMFGATPAVAHATSVSWVAPAALEDGLADRLELGRALVPVADCRRVTKADLPLNTATPDIAVDPDSFAVTIDGELIEADPAIELPLAQRYFLF